The Pseudanabaena galeata CCNP1313 genome includes a region encoding these proteins:
- a CDS encoding putative bifunctional diguanylate cyclase/phosphodiesterase produces the protein MRDIFSETLSALLNCVNRVSESELLTKEQQDDLQNIKSLSATLTLCFNNLDIETSSLRQKIKELNQSILSIELNNEYEDEGYTLLALIFARLRHAINLDELLDSVVLETYQLLQSDQVIVYQLTDHLEDIQLIQYEIVSNSRYSLQGQALPSIYTDLQWLETFQKCISHVIHNINGEAVDPKFSTSLAPLGIHSAIAIAIPKGNKLWGLLIIHQYNNPRNWHNWEIEILEKLGTQLAISIHQIQLLAKSNEVRLERDQIIAKLHHNQLHDSLTGLPNRNSFMESLDLAFAKLQTDASRNFAVLSIDCDRFKSINDDFGVAIGNKLLQEISKRIIAYRSANITIAKIDSDEFALLLENIDKDNLGGENFTIELAEEISESIKQPFLIDDNQFFISASTGIAISDADYIYANEILRDAHIAMHHARGLGRGKQALFRNNMNQGAKIRWQLESDLRQAIVHEEFYLVYQPIVSLHQHKLTGFEVLLRWMHPLQGLISPQEFLPIAEETGEIIQIGYWVFETACKQLYQWQQEFPDILSLTLGINVSTIQVVQPDFVERIQEIIVANQVLPSLIKLEITETILMDNIEISSQKLEQLREIGVQVYIDDFGTGYSSFSYLQNLPIDVLKIDRSFTSKVSTDVKSQRIIQSILRLANNLGIGIIVEGVETSQELDYFEGLGGSSIEIQGFFISHPLDQEKATQWIQSNI, from the coding sequence ATGCGAGACATTTTCTCTGAAACATTATCAGCCTTGTTAAATTGTGTAAATCGTGTAAGCGAATCCGAGTTATTAACTAAAGAGCAGCAAGATGATTTGCAAAACATTAAGTCTCTTAGTGCAACTTTAACTCTCTGCTTTAACAACTTAGATATAGAGACAAGCAGCCTGAGACAAAAAATCAAAGAACTTAATCAATCTATACTAAGCATAGAATTAAATAATGAATATGAAGATGAAGGTTATACTTTATTAGCCTTGATTTTTGCGCGTCTAAGACATGCGATAAATCTTGATGAGTTGCTTGATTCTGTTGTTTTAGAAACATATCAGTTGTTACAAAGTGATCAAGTTATTGTTTATCAACTAACTGATCACTTAGAAGATATTCAACTAATTCAATACGAAATTGTTAGTAATTCTCGTTACTCACTTCAGGGGCAAGCGCTCCCATCCATCTATACCGATCTCCAATGGCTCGAAACTTTTCAAAAATGTATTAGTCACGTTATTCACAATATTAACGGTGAGGCTGTTGACCCTAAATTTTCAACATCACTAGCTCCATTAGGTATCCATTCTGCAATTGCAATTGCTATTCCTAAAGGTAACAAACTATGGGGATTGTTAATAATTCATCAATATAATAACCCACGTAATTGGCATAACTGGGAGATCGAAATACTTGAAAAACTAGGAACTCAACTAGCAATTTCTATTCATCAAATCCAATTACTTGCCAAGTCTAATGAAGTTAGACTTGAGAGGGATCAAATAATTGCTAAGTTACACCATAACCAGCTTCACGACTCATTAACAGGTTTACCAAATCGCAACTCATTTATGGAGTCTCTAGATTTAGCATTTGCAAAATTGCAAACTGATGCTAGTCGCAATTTCGCTGTTCTGTCTATAGATTGCGATCGCTTCAAATCAATTAATGATGATTTTGGTGTTGCCATTGGCAATAAGCTATTACAAGAAATTAGTAAACGTATAATTGCATATCGTAGTGCCAATATAACTATTGCCAAAATTGACAGCGATGAGTTTGCGCTTTTACTTGAAAATATTGATAAAGACAATCTTGGTGGTGAAAATTTTACGATTGAATTAGCTGAGGAAATTTCCGAAAGTATTAAACAGCCATTTCTGATTGATGATAATCAATTTTTTATCTCTGCTAGCACTGGTATAGCTATTAGCGATGCTGATTATATCTATGCTAATGAAATTTTGCGAGATGCTCATATTGCTATGCATCACGCCCGTGGTCTTGGTCGAGGTAAGCAAGCCTTATTTAGAAATAATATGAATCAAGGCGCGAAGATACGCTGGCAGTTAGAATCCGATCTACGTCAAGCGATCGTCCATGAAGAATTTTATCTAGTCTATCAGCCTATAGTTTCACTACATCAACACAAGCTAACAGGATTTGAAGTTTTACTTCGTTGGATGCATCCCTTACAAGGGCTGATTTCTCCACAGGAATTTTTACCAATTGCTGAAGAAACGGGGGAGATTATTCAGATTGGATATTGGGTTTTTGAAACAGCTTGCAAGCAGTTATATCAATGGCAGCAAGAATTTCCTGATATTCTATCTCTCACTCTAGGAATTAATGTTTCTACCATTCAAGTTGTTCAGCCAGATTTTGTAGAACGTATTCAAGAAATAATTGTAGCTAATCAAGTTTTACCAAGCTTAATTAAACTAGAAATCACCGAAACAATTTTGATGGATAACATCGAAATCTCTTCTCAAAAACTTGAGCAACTTCGAGAAATTGGAGTTCAAGTATATATTGATGATTTTGGTACTGGCTATTCTTCTTTCAGCTATTTACAAAATTTGCCCATAGACGTTTTAAAAATAGATCGGAGCTTTACGAGTAAAGTCTCTACTGATGTGAAAAGTCAAAGAATTATTCAGTCAATTTTACGTTTGGCAAACAACCTTGGTATTGGAATTATTGTTGAGGGCGTAGAAACATCTCAGGAGTTGGATTATTTTGAAGGGCTAGGTGGTAGTAGTATAGAGATACAGGGCTTTTTTATTTCGCACCCTTTAGATCAGGAAAAAGCTACTCAATGGATTCAATCAAATATCTAA
- a CDS encoding Ycf51 family protein, whose translation MSLTPALFGQLAQAMGVFVLVCALITGLAIAFKWSWRYRMVGATLFSVVLVVGLFSLSFEPITRSSIEGSVPFKLVYDRFGPQATIAVAPTITPEQLESTLKQASSNLFSSGRNGQGESQLTIYARTVVHVREGVSKPLYLGRVKRSLSLRNDPNIELDIFTDKFAELHKDPTS comes from the coding sequence ATGTCGCTAACGCCTGCTTTATTTGGTCAACTCGCACAAGCAATGGGCGTATTTGTATTAGTCTGCGCCTTAATTACAGGACTAGCTATAGCCTTTAAGTGGAGTTGGCGCTATCGAATGGTCGGAGCAACTTTATTTTCAGTCGTCTTAGTTGTGGGGCTTTTCTCTCTTAGTTTTGAGCCAATTACCCGCTCATCTATTGAAGGATCTGTTCCATTTAAGCTTGTTTATGATCGCTTTGGTCCCCAAGCCACGATTGCAGTTGCACCCACAATCACACCTGAACAGCTTGAGTCAACGTTAAAACAAGCTAGTAGTAACTTATTTTCTTCGGGGCGCAATGGTCAAGGTGAGTCACAACTAACTATTTATGCTAGAACCGTTGTTCATGTGCGCGAAGGAGTATCCAAACCACTATATTTAGGGCGTGTCAAGCGATCGCTAAGCTTACGGAATGATCCAAATATTGAATTAGATATATTTACCGATAAATTCGCAGAATTACACAAAGATCCAACTTCATAA